One Elusimicrobiota bacterium genomic window carries:
- a CDS encoding efflux RND transporter permease subunit, producing MALTGESARMAESFGSIKIVLILSIAFVFMIMASQFESLWQPLNILFTIPLALIGLAPALILTGHKLTAMAGMGMILLAGIVVNNGIVLVAFVNQRRESGMGLHEALWDGCHTRMRPILMTAIATILGMLPLAMGIGEGADMQAPMAVVVVSGLFVSTLLTLLVLPALFVVMEEQVLPSDRRQAWLNRLKDQTVVLKDRAMGLAKSIKLPRIRKE from the coding sequence CTGGCTCTCACCGGCGAATCCGCCCGCATGGCCGAGTCGTTCGGCAGCATTAAGATTGTGTTGATTCTTTCCATTGCCTTTGTCTTTATGATCATGGCTTCCCAGTTTGAGAGCCTCTGGCAGCCGCTGAATATTCTTTTCACCATCCCGCTTGCTCTGATCGGTCTGGCACCCGCCCTGATTTTAACGGGACACAAGCTGACCGCCATGGCGGGGATGGGGATGATCCTGCTGGCTGGAATTGTCGTGAATAATGGGATCGTACTCGTCGCTTTCGTCAACCAGCGCCGGGAAAGCGGGATGGGTCTTCATGAGGCCCTCTGGGACGGTTGCCATACCCGTATGCGGCCCATCCTGATGACAGCCATCGCGACCATCCTCGGCATGCTGCCGCTGGCGATGGGCATCGGCGAAGGAGCGGATATGCAGGCGCCGATGGCCGTGGTGGTGGTTTCCGGTCTTTTTGTCTCCACGCTCCTGACGCTGCTGGTTCTGCCAGCCCTTTTTGTCGTCATGGAAGAGCAAGTGCTTCCCAGCGATCGGCGACAGGCCTGGCTGAACCGATTGAAAGATCAAACCGTCGTTCTGAAGGACCGTGCGATGGGTTTGGCGAAGTCGATCAAGCTCCCTCGTATCCGCAAAGAATAA
- a CDS encoding efflux RND transporter permease subunit: MKNFLQFCVQRKVTVTMLTLTVILFGVMAWFKLDREFMPELQFPQLVVMTSYANASSQEVENLVTKVIEEAAGTVKNVHRIHSSSREGISIVTVEFLWGTSMDLASLNLREKVDLAKAKLPRDAGEPRIEKFNPFALPVITLSLSGPKTDYELLTMARRPVGELLEKTRGVAAVSITGGREREILVELEQSKLSARNLPILEVGQSISRANITYPAGTVKDKTFEYVVRVLGAFEHVDDLKNIVVAVDRTRLTSALSPAEVKRKKQQGYSAHDAPNPLSLSALGQIKDTFAEASSFSRYDEKPNIAISILKQADANVVRVADEVKDKLPEIRAKLPKGVQLNVVYDQSLFVKAGIHGMVRDGLLGGVLAFLVLLLFLGNWPDAVVVSTAIPISILSALFIMFGKGMSLNTITLAGLAIGIGHLVDGAIVVQENIARHRSMGQTPESAASEGGTEVFGAVTSSILTCVAVFLPLVFVSGVIGQVFRDLSWSVIFSQLSSLVVAFTLIPMMSAVVGRGKSEANADADVSAYITRIHERLAQRAKIWIAKYDVLLSYTLKHPGTVLKGAFLACLASLVILYFMPKALFPDVEGNQILMRLDMPMGTSLEITNAVSARIEGTLKEFKEIDHRSVTVGSLSQEGLQPLGAHQSRIIMDLKIHRRHSAQKIVQMLKDRFNKQDLGGGRLYFFEQGGTFSFLGGQDAPVVVEVKGYDLGKLETVARQVSGQLKKVDGLYNIRTSISESAPELQLQVKRDALANVSLSVADLAETVLAGIKGKIVSKFREGGKEIDIRMRLRPEDRTNIHSIESLFVHSPLDLDTPIRSVAFVLEGKGPSEITRYDQQRTVLVSADLAGGRSTRLRRTCGRFWRPFRRRISRWLSPANPPAWPSRSAALRLC, encoded by the coding sequence ATGAAGAATTTCCTGCAGTTCTGCGTCCAAAGAAAAGTCACGGTGACCATGCTCACGCTTACGGTCATCCTCTTTGGCGTCATGGCCTGGTTCAAGCTGGATCGGGAATTCATGCCGGAACTCCAATTCCCGCAACTGGTTGTTATGACGTCCTACGCCAACGCCTCCTCCCAGGAAGTTGAAAACCTCGTCACCAAGGTCATTGAAGAAGCCGCAGGCACCGTCAAAAATGTTCACCGTATCCATTCGTCCTCCCGGGAAGGAATCTCCATCGTCACGGTGGAGTTCTTGTGGGGGACCAGCATGGACCTGGCTTCCTTGAATCTCCGGGAAAAAGTCGATTTGGCTAAAGCCAAACTGCCCCGGGACGCAGGAGAACCGCGTATTGAAAAATTTAACCCCTTTGCCTTGCCGGTCATCACGCTGAGCCTTTCGGGTCCCAAGACGGACTATGAGTTGTTGACCATGGCCCGCCGTCCGGTGGGAGAGCTGCTCGAAAAGACAAGAGGTGTGGCGGCGGTTTCCATTACAGGGGGTCGGGAACGGGAAATTCTGGTGGAACTGGAGCAGTCCAAGCTGTCCGCTCGCAACCTTCCTATATTAGAAGTCGGCCAATCCATATCCCGCGCCAATATTACGTATCCAGCCGGGACCGTTAAAGATAAAACCTTTGAATACGTGGTTCGCGTGCTGGGCGCTTTTGAGCATGTGGACGATTTGAAGAATATCGTCGTGGCCGTTGACCGGACGCGACTCACGAGCGCTTTGAGCCCGGCGGAAGTCAAACGCAAAAAGCAGCAGGGCTATAGCGCGCATGACGCGCCCAACCCGTTGTCTTTGTCTGCTCTAGGTCAGATTAAAGACACGTTTGCCGAAGCCTCGAGTTTCTCCCGCTACGATGAAAAACCGAATATCGCCATTTCGATCCTCAAGCAAGCGGACGCCAACGTGGTCCGTGTCGCCGATGAAGTGAAGGACAAACTCCCGGAAATCCGCGCGAAGCTGCCCAAGGGTGTTCAGCTGAACGTCGTGTACGATCAGTCTCTCTTTGTCAAAGCGGGCATTCACGGCATGGTGCGTGACGGCCTCCTCGGCGGAGTCCTGGCTTTTCTCGTTCTACTTCTTTTCCTTGGCAATTGGCCGGATGCGGTCGTGGTCAGCACCGCCATTCCAATTTCTATCTTGAGCGCGCTGTTCATCATGTTCGGCAAGGGCATGAGTCTGAACACGATCACGTTGGCGGGGTTGGCGATCGGTATCGGGCATCTGGTGGACGGCGCCATCGTGGTCCAGGAGAATATCGCGCGCCACCGAAGCATGGGACAGACTCCGGAATCAGCGGCTTCGGAAGGTGGCACCGAGGTGTTTGGCGCTGTGACGTCTTCGATTTTGACCTGCGTAGCGGTGTTTTTGCCGTTGGTTTTCGTTTCCGGTGTGATCGGACAGGTCTTCCGGGACTTGTCCTGGTCCGTGATCTTTTCGCAGCTGTCGTCACTGGTGGTGGCTTTTACCTTGATCCCGATGATGTCGGCGGTTGTGGGAAGAGGGAAAAGCGAAGCCAACGCGGACGCGGACGTATCGGCTTATATCACGCGGATTCATGAACGTCTGGCTCAGCGGGCAAAAATCTGGATCGCCAAGTATGACGTTCTGTTGTCCTATACCCTTAAACACCCCGGCACTGTTTTAAAAGGGGCCTTTCTGGCCTGTCTGGCCAGTCTGGTCATCCTGTATTTCATGCCCAAAGCCTTATTCCCGGATGTGGAAGGCAATCAAATTCTGATGCGGCTCGACATGCCCATGGGGACTTCTCTGGAGATAACCAATGCGGTAAGCGCGCGTATCGAGGGAACGCTGAAGGAGTTTAAGGAAATTGACCATCGCTCCGTGACGGTCGGGTCCCTGTCGCAGGAAGGCCTGCAGCCGTTGGGTGCGCACCAATCCCGGATCATCATGGACTTGAAAATACACCGGCGTCATTCCGCACAGAAGATCGTCCAGATGTTGAAAGATCGTTTCAATAAGCAGGACCTGGGTGGCGGACGGTTGTACTTCTTTGAACAGGGCGGCACGTTTTCCTTTCTGGGCGGGCAGGACGCGCCCGTGGTGGTGGAAGTGAAAGGGTATGACCTTGGCAAACTGGAAACCGTTGCCCGCCAGGTCAGCGGCCAACTCAAGAAGGTCGACGGGCTCTATAACATCCGGACCAGCATCAGCGAATCCGCCCCGGAGCTTCAGCTTCAAGTTAAGCGCGATGCGTTGGCGAACGTGAGTCTTTCCGTGGCGGATCTGGCGGAAACCGTTCTGGCCGGCATCAAAGGTAAAATCGTCTCCAAATTCCGTGAAGGCGGGAAAGAAATCGATATCCGCATGCGCCTGCGTCCCGAAGACCGCACGAATATTCACTCAATCGAATCACTTTTTGTCCATAGCCCTCTGGATTTGGACACGCCGATCCGTTCGGTGGCCTTTGTGCTGGAGGGGAAAGGCCCCAGCGAAATTACGCGTTATGATCAACAGCGCACGGTTCTGGTTTCCGCGGACCTGGCCGGGGGTCGATCAACGCGATTGCGGCGGACCTGCGGCCGGTTCTGGCGTCCGTTCAGGAGAAGGATATCTCGCTGGCTCTCACCGGCGAATCCGCCCGCATGGCCGAGTCGTTCGGCAGCATTAAGATTGTGTTGA
- a CDS encoding efflux RND transporter permease subunit, producing the protein MNSFQLLHLVVFGAFMILMARKLPRFALNRPVTLGMILSAITLFGVAAVLKSPVELMPNVSYGNVTVFVDVRGGMPPPEVERLITKPVEEAMGTVSHLRNLISSSKKDRSIVTLEFEPGTDMDLAAMEVREKFLRVKPKLPPEIEKPIIARYEESDAPIYIAALTSDRLTPEALRHLVDADLKEKLMRVNGVANVEVGGGRERKVIVDIDRNRLAAMGIPIKKVVGVLERNNLNLKTGEVEGSPTLVFGVRTLGAFRTLDDIREMSLAIAKNGAHVRVKDIAEVKDSFLESESYSRLNARSAVTVYIQKESTANTVRVASAIEKELAKFKTRLPKEVELVTISNQKKAIVSAINSVQMTLLHGIVLVVLVLPLFLGKTRFTRSMAAVLLASVTLMIALFDFLRWPLSITLWPAAAIFIAVVVLAYRRPDLRTSFVVALSIPSSVCITLALMYLEGISINVMSLSGLILGIGLLVDNAVVVIEAYDRIVAHNPGLPLREAMLQAVDDMVGPMVGGTLTIVVVFLPFSLLQKQTQLLFAGISFVVTASLFSSLFIALTLVPALGSLIHPESAREDSWDEWVSEQWKKLKNRIWGVARLDPIRLSVWTDSEAVFRKKETGVYYVAAGVVVFVSMVLHFLIKTTWLQGLYILSAGAVVMTGLPLVLRYAQNLLWALNRRRIVLGVMGGVFSFAIFIFLFTLPKDFMASSEQNEFVIFVELDTGVRLDISNRAVEDVEKIVRDAPITKRAIRNVSSKVEGWSSKVYVTLNDLAERQMSTQEVINALRPEVEKAIETYAKEYKAFCYFSEPRTGKEIFVELFGYEYDLMAKLAMEVASRMGKLSGLSDVKIRYRPGRPELSVYIDPLRAAIFGLDTKDISETLHAQMRGLRATTFFDQAQEVETVVRIRPDQRETIEQMRNLLLTTSWGESIPLTHVAMIQGDLSPSEIWHRNRARMIQVSANLGMTSLETAARRVKEAIRKVSFPSEYYADIGGQYEDMMAANRDFWKALMLTVFLVFMVMACQFESYSQPLVIMGTVMLSAIGAIAALCLFGITVTMGVSVGLLMLGGIVVNNGIMLMDRLNTLLKARPERSTAELLQQAGLERIRPIFMTKVTTILGLIPMAMDRSESAVLWSPLAITVVGGLISSSILTLFVVPSLYMAVEDFKRTFSRDSLPFLTRNLLAIRTAVLSKLKNI; encoded by the coding sequence ATGAATAGCTTTCAGCTCCTTCATTTAGTCGTTTTCGGAGCGTTCATGATTCTGATGGCGCGGAAGCTGCCGCGCTTCGCCCTGAACCGCCCCGTCACGCTCGGCATGATCCTGTCCGCCATTACCCTGTTCGGGGTCGCGGCTGTCCTGAAATCCCCTGTCGAATTAATGCCCAACGTATCCTATGGCAACGTTACGGTATTTGTGGACGTTCGCGGCGGCATGCCGCCTCCCGAAGTCGAGCGCCTGATTACCAAACCCGTGGAAGAAGCCATGGGGACGGTCTCTCATCTGCGCAATCTGATTTCCTCCTCTAAGAAGGATCGTTCGATTGTCACGCTGGAGTTCGAACCCGGGACCGATATGGACCTGGCCGCGATGGAGGTCCGTGAGAAATTCCTTCGCGTGAAACCCAAGCTTCCTCCGGAAATAGAAAAACCTATTATTGCCCGCTATGAAGAATCCGACGCGCCGATCTATATCGCCGCCCTGACGTCCGACCGGCTGACTCCGGAAGCGCTGCGGCATCTGGTGGATGCCGACCTGAAGGAAAAACTGATGCGGGTCAACGGCGTGGCGAACGTGGAAGTGGGCGGGGGTCGGGAGCGCAAGGTCATTGTGGATATCGATCGAAATCGTTTGGCGGCGATGGGGATCCCGATCAAAAAAGTCGTCGGAGTACTCGAGCGGAATAATCTGAATCTAAAAACGGGCGAGGTAGAGGGGTCTCCTACGCTGGTCTTTGGTGTGCGCACGCTCGGGGCCTTCCGGACTCTGGACGATATCCGTGAGATGTCGCTGGCCATCGCCAAAAACGGCGCGCACGTCAGGGTCAAAGACATTGCGGAGGTGAAAGACTCTTTCCTGGAATCCGAAAGCTACTCGCGGTTGAATGCGCGGTCGGCTGTGACGGTCTACATCCAAAAGGAGAGCACCGCCAATACCGTTCGCGTCGCCAGCGCCATTGAAAAAGAGCTGGCAAAATTCAAGACCCGCTTGCCCAAAGAGGTCGAGCTGGTCACTATTTCCAACCAGAAAAAAGCCATTGTGTCGGCGATCAACTCCGTCCAGATGACGCTGCTGCATGGGATCGTGCTGGTCGTACTCGTGCTGCCTCTCTTTCTAGGGAAAACCCGCTTTACCCGTTCAATGGCCGCGGTGCTGCTGGCCAGCGTGACCCTGATGATCGCCTTGTTTGATTTCCTTCGGTGGCCTCTGAGCATCACCCTGTGGCCTGCGGCCGCTATTTTCATAGCGGTGGTTGTCCTGGCTTATCGCCGTCCGGATTTGCGCACCTCGTTTGTGGTGGCTCTTTCCATCCCCTCTTCAGTGTGTATCACCCTGGCGCTCATGTATCTGGAAGGCATTTCGATCAACGTCATGTCCCTCTCCGGCCTGATTCTGGGAATCGGGCTTCTCGTGGACAATGCCGTCGTGGTCATTGAGGCTTACGACCGGATTGTGGCGCACAATCCCGGGCTTCCCTTAAGAGAAGCCATGCTCCAGGCGGTGGATGATATGGTCGGCCCCATGGTCGGGGGAACATTGACGATTGTCGTTGTTTTCCTGCCCTTCTCCCTGCTTCAGAAGCAGACCCAGCTCCTGTTCGCCGGCATTTCCTTTGTCGTCACCGCCTCGTTGTTTTCGTCGCTGTTTATCGCCTTGACGCTGGTTCCTGCGTTGGGCAGTCTCATTCACCCGGAATCCGCCCGGGAGGACTCCTGGGACGAGTGGGTCTCGGAACAGTGGAAGAAACTCAAGAACCGGATTTGGGGTGTCGCTCGTCTCGATCCAATCCGTTTGTCGGTTTGGACGGATTCAGAAGCGGTTTTCCGGAAAAAGGAGACAGGTGTTTATTATGTTGCCGCCGGTGTCGTTGTATTTGTGTCGATGGTTTTGCATTTTCTGATTAAAACAACCTGGCTTCAGGGTCTTTACATTCTGAGCGCCGGCGCGGTCGTGATGACCGGGTTGCCGCTGGTCCTGCGTTATGCGCAGAACCTGTTATGGGCGTTAAACCGCCGCCGGATCGTTTTAGGAGTCATGGGCGGGGTATTTTCCTTTGCCATCTTTATATTCCTGTTCACCCTGCCGAAAGATTTTATGGCGTCGTCGGAACAAAATGAGTTCGTGATTTTCGTCGAACTGGATACCGGGGTCCGGCTCGATATTTCCAATAGGGCCGTCGAGGATGTCGAAAAGATTGTGCGGGACGCTCCGATCACCAAAAGGGCCATCCGGAATGTTTCCTCGAAGGTGGAGGGGTGGTCCTCCAAGGTTTACGTCACCTTAAATGACCTGGCTGAACGGCAGATGTCGACCCAGGAGGTGATCAACGCTCTGCGTCCGGAGGTGGAGAAAGCGATCGAGACGTATGCCAAAGAGTACAAGGCCTTTTGCTATTTCTCGGAACCGCGTACCGGCAAAGAGATTTTCGTCGAGCTTTTTGGTTATGAGTATGACTTGATGGCCAAACTCGCCATGGAGGTGGCCAGCCGGATGGGAAAGTTGTCCGGACTTTCGGATGTGAAGATCCGTTATCGTCCCGGGCGGCCTGAGCTCTCCGTTTATATTGACCCGCTCCGCGCGGCGATCTTTGGCCTGGATACCAAAGACATCTCCGAGACGCTTCACGCGCAGATGCGCGGACTGCGTGCCACGACCTTTTTTGACCAGGCCCAGGAGGTGGAAACCGTTGTCCGCATCCGCCCGGACCAGCGTGAAACCATTGAACAGATGCGCAACCTGCTTTTGACGACGTCCTGGGGTGAATCGATTCCGTTGACGCATGTGGCGATGATTCAGGGAGACCTTTCGCCCAGTGAAATCTGGCACCGGAACCGGGCGCGGATGATCCAGGTTTCCGCCAACCTCGGTATGACGTCGCTGGAAACCGCGGCCCGCCGTGTCAAAGAAGCGATTCGAAAGGTTTCGTTCCCGAGCGAATACTATGCGGACATCGGCGGCCAGTATGAGGATATGATGGCGGCCAACCGGGATTTCTGGAAAGCGTTGATGCTGACGGTGTTTCTCGTTTTTATGGTCATGGCCTGTCAATTTGAATCGTACAGCCAGCCGCTTGTCATCATGGGAACGGTCATGCTGTCGGCGATCGGGGCGATTGCGGCTCTTTGTCTGTTTGGAATCACGGTGACCATGGGTGTGTCCGTCGGTCTTTTGATGCTGGGGGGGATTGTGGTCAATAATGGGATCATGCTGATGGACCGTTTGAATACGCTCCTGAAAGCCAGGCCGGAGCGCTCCACGGCCGAGTTGCTTCAGCAGGCCGGCCTTGAACGAATTCGTCCGATCTTCATGACCAAGGTCACGACGATCCTGGGACTTATTCCGATGGCTATGGACCGCAGTGAAAGCGCTGTGCTTTGGAGCCCGCTGGCCATCACGGTGGTTGGGGGTCTCATCAGTTCCAGTATCTTGACCCTCTTCGTTGTTCCCAGCCTGTATATGGCGGTGGAAGATTTTAAGAGAACCTTTTCCCGAGACAGTTTGCCCTTTCTCACCCGAAACCTACTAGCCATCCGGACCGCAGTTCTATCGAAGCTGAAAAACATATAA